A part of Fimbriiglobus ruber genomic DNA contains:
- a CDS encoding FG-GAP repeat domain-containing protein, with product MVYPKGSNSIPLMPFGSSYTAGVRVADADLNGDGVADVIAGTGPGVASQVQVIDGASGKVLATINPFESTFTGGVFVAAGDLNGDGVPDVVVTPDQGGGPVVAVYDGAALAQGNVVQIARFFGIQDPNFRGGDRAAVGDLNGTAGGGDLIVAAGFGGGPRVAGYVGSSLASGTPVKLFPDFFAFEPSVQNGAYVAVGDVNGDGKADLIAGAGPGGGPRVTVFDGASLLDNQQTTIADFFAGDPSNRNGVRVAAKNLDGSDQAGVVVGPGSGAGTTVTAYTGQALTTSPNSPASLFDFTPSGIASDGVFVG from the coding sequence GTGGTCTACCCCAAAGGCTCGAACAGTATTCCTCTGATGCCGTTTGGTTCGTCCTATACGGCCGGCGTCCGCGTGGCCGACGCCGACCTGAACGGGGACGGCGTGGCGGACGTGATCGCCGGGACCGGCCCGGGCGTCGCCAGCCAGGTTCAGGTCATTGACGGGGCGTCTGGAAAAGTCCTAGCGACCATCAACCCGTTCGAATCGACGTTTACGGGCGGGGTGTTCGTGGCCGCCGGGGACCTGAACGGGGACGGGGTGCCGGACGTCGTCGTCACCCCCGACCAGGGCGGCGGGCCGGTCGTGGCCGTGTACGACGGGGCCGCCCTGGCCCAGGGAAACGTCGTCCAGATCGCCCGCTTCTTCGGCATCCAGGACCCCAACTTCCGGGGCGGCGACCGGGCCGCCGTCGGCGACCTGAACGGGACGGCCGGCGGGGGTGACCTGATCGTGGCCGCGGGGTTCGGCGGCGGGCCCCGGGTGGCTGGGTACGTCGGGTCGTCCTTGGCGTCCGGCACCCCGGTCAAGTTGTTCCCCGATTTCTTCGCGTTCGAGCCGTCCGTCCAGAACGGGGCGTACGTGGCCGTCGGGGACGTCAACGGGGACGGCAAGGCGGATCTCATCGCCGGGGCCGGGCCGGGTGGCGGCCCGCGGGTGACGGTGTTCGACGGGGCCAGCCTACTGGACAACCAACAGACGACGATCGCCGACTTCTTCGCCGGCGACCCGTCGAACCGGAATGGGGTACGGGTGGCCGCCAAGAACCTGGACGGGAGCGATCAAGCCGGGGTGGTGGTCGGGCCGGGGAGTGGAGCCGGGACCACGGTCACGGCATACACCGGGCAGGCGCTGACCACCAGTCCGAACTCACCAGCATCGCTGTTCGACTTCACCCCGTCTGGCATTGCCAGTGACGGCGTCTTCGTTGGGTAA
- a CDS encoding GNAT family N-acetyltransferase codes for MSHETNHLGQPVGPLVPDWAPPPLPPREPMEGRFCRVEPLNPDAHAESLHAANQLDTDGRTWTYLGYGPFADFEAYRAWAVASAVSNDPQFFAIVDRSSGRAVGIASYLRIDPRHGSIEVGHLHFSPLLQQTPAATEAMTLMMERAFALGYRRYEWKCNALNAPSRRSAQRLGFSFEGVFRQATVVKQRSRDTAWYSIIDSEWPALRAAFEQWLAPSNFDAEGRQRVALSALTDLLLKSHG; via the coding sequence ATGTCGCACGAAACCAACCACCTCGGCCAACCGGTCGGCCCGCTCGTACCCGATTGGGCTCCGCCGCCGTTGCCGCCCCGCGAGCCGATGGAGGGCCGCTTCTGCCGGGTCGAGCCGCTGAACCCGGACGCCCACGCGGAATCGCTCCACGCGGCCAACCAGCTCGACACCGACGGCCGGACCTGGACCTACCTGGGCTACGGCCCGTTCGCCGACTTCGAGGCGTACCGCGCCTGGGCAGTCGCATCGGCCGTGAGTAACGACCCGCAGTTCTTCGCGATCGTCGACCGATCCTCCGGCCGGGCGGTCGGCATCGCGAGTTACCTCCGGATCGACCCGCGGCACGGGTCGATCGAGGTCGGCCACCTGCACTTTTCGCCGCTCCTCCAGCAAACGCCGGCAGCTACTGAGGCGATGACCCTGATGATGGAGCGGGCGTTCGCGCTCGGCTACCGGCGGTACGAGTGGAAGTGCAACGCGCTAAATGCCCCGTCCCGGCGGTCCGCCCAGCGGCTCGGCTTCTCGTTCGAGGGCGTGTTCCGCCAGGCGACCGTCGTCAAACAGCGGAGCCGCGACACGGCCTGGTATTCCATCATCGATTCCGAATGGCCCGCCCTCCGGGCCGCGTTTGAACAGTGGCTCGCCCCGTCCAACTTCGACGCCGAGGGCCGACAGCGGGTCGCGCTGTCGGCCCTGACGGACCTACTGCTCAAGAGCCACGGCTAA
- a CDS encoding N-acyl-D-amino-acid deacylase family protein produces MFDLLIRNGRVVDGTGLPWVRADIGVTGDRVIAVGQIGKAEAKQTIDATGKIVCPGFVDTHVHGDLPLIVDPYHEPAVRQGVTTYIVGQDGVAFAPASPETMRYMKRYTAGFNGNFPTPGKDWRTVAEYLDVIDRKAAINAATLIPNGNVRMEVMGLEDRPPTVDELARMRRLVREGMEQGAVGLSSGLDYVPSIYADVHELTALCEEIAPFGGVYVTHMRGYTPQRFGPAIEEVFAIGRGAGCGVHVSHFNVIADHALPVVDAARADGVDVTYDLYCYLYGNTIVAMVTLPPEYCAGGIEATVARLRDPAVRRDLEAAFATPRFPINTIRLANVPHPDWKHYEGMLLSDAVKAHTGGTSVRQTVDFVCDLLVTTDLAAGCVLRHFAERQESDTRALMRHPAMMAGSDGIYCGGAPHPRGTGCFARYLGEYVRNGTWTIETAVRHLAYHGARRHGLTDRGLLAAGYAADVVVFDPDTIADRSTFENGKALAVGVEHVAVNGELVLHNGERTKALPGRGLRKKN; encoded by the coding sequence ATGTTCGATTTGCTCATCCGTAACGGTCGCGTCGTGGACGGGACCGGCCTCCCGTGGGTCCGCGCCGACATCGGCGTGACCGGCGATCGCGTCATTGCCGTCGGCCAGATCGGCAAGGCCGAAGCGAAGCAGACGATCGACGCCACCGGCAAGATCGTCTGCCCCGGCTTCGTCGACACGCACGTCCACGGCGACCTGCCCCTCATCGTCGACCCGTACCACGAGCCGGCCGTCCGCCAGGGCGTGACCACGTACATCGTCGGCCAGGACGGTGTCGCGTTCGCGCCGGCGTCGCCCGAGACGATGCGGTACATGAAGCGGTACACGGCCGGCTTCAACGGCAACTTCCCCACGCCCGGCAAGGACTGGCGGACGGTGGCCGAGTACCTGGACGTGATCGACCGCAAGGCCGCGATCAACGCGGCCACGCTGATCCCGAACGGCAACGTCCGGATGGAAGTGATGGGCCTGGAGGACCGCCCGCCGACCGTGGACGAACTCGCCCGCATGCGTCGGCTCGTCCGCGAGGGGATGGAACAGGGGGCGGTCGGCCTGTCGTCCGGTCTGGACTACGTCCCGAGCATTTACGCGGACGTCCACGAACTCACCGCCCTCTGCGAAGAGATTGCCCCGTTCGGCGGGGTGTACGTCACGCACATGCGGGGGTATACCCCGCAGCGGTTCGGACCGGCGATCGAGGAGGTGTTCGCGATCGGCCGCGGGGCCGGGTGCGGCGTCCACGTCTCCCACTTCAACGTCATCGCCGACCACGCGCTGCCGGTGGTCGACGCGGCTCGCGCGGACGGGGTGGACGTGACCTACGACCTCTACTGCTACCTGTACGGCAATACGATCGTGGCGATGGTCACGCTGCCGCCGGAATACTGCGCCGGCGGGATCGAGGCGACCGTCGCCCGCCTCCGCGACCCGGCCGTCCGCCGCGACCTCGAAGCCGCCTTCGCCACCCCGCGGTTCCCGATCAACACGATCCGCCTCGCGAACGTCCCGCACCCGGACTGGAAGCACTACGAAGGGATGCTGCTCTCGGACGCGGTCAAGGCCCACACGGGCGGGACCAGTGTGCGGCAAACGGTCGACTTCGTCTGCGACCTGCTCGTCACCACGGACCTGGCCGCCGGCTGCGTCTTGCGGCACTTCGCCGAGCGGCAAGAATCCGACACCCGCGCGCTGATGCGGCACCCGGCGATGATGGCCGGTAGCGACGGCATCTACTGCGGCGGCGCCCCCCACCCGCGGGGAACCGGGTGCTTCGCGCGGTACCTCGGTGAGTACGTCCGCAACGGCACCTGGACGATCGAAACGGCCGTTCGCCACCTCGCGTACCACGGCGCCCGCCGCCACGGGCTGACCGACCGCGGTCTGCTCGCCGCCGGGTACGCCGCCGACGTCGTCGTCTTCGACCCGGACACGATCGCGGACCGGTCCACGTTCGAGAACGGCAAAGCGCTGGCGGTCGGCGTCGAGCACGTGGCCGTGAATGGTGAATTGGTCTTGCACAACGGCGAGCGGACGAAGGCGCTGCCGGGGCGGGGGCTGCGTAAGAAGAATTAA
- a CDS encoding HAMP domain-containing protein, producing the protein MVAFREGDFSARLPADWAGTGGRIAEAFNQTIAQADRMSHEVSRLSVTVGKEGRLKQRMMMPAAVGGWAIKAQSINTLIDDLVRPTTEVARTIGAVAKGDLSQSMELEVDGSALQGEFLRSARLVNTMIDQLSVFTSEVTRVAREVGTEGKLGGQAQVKGVSGVWKELTESVNQMAGNLTAQVRNIADVTIAVANGDLSKKITVDVRGEILQLKEAINTMVDQLRSFASEVTRVAREVGTDGRLGGQAVVPGVAGTWKDLTDSVNAMASNLTAQVRNIAAVTTAVARGDLSRKITVDVKGEILELKETINTMVDQLNGFAAEVTRVAREVGTEGKLGGQAQAPGVAGTWKDLTDSVNSMASNLTGQVRNIADVTTAVARGDLSRKITVDVKGEILELKNTINTMVDQLNGFASEVTRVAREVGSEGKLGGQAVVPGVGGTWKDLTDNVNSMASNLTGQVRNIADVATAIAKGDLSSKITVEVKGEILELKNTMNTMVDRLNAFASEVSRVAREVGTDGKLGGQAAVEGVAGTWKDLTDNVNSMANNLTSQVRNIADVTTAVARGDLSRKITVDVKGEILELKNTVNTMVDQLNGFASEVSRVAREVGTEGKLGGQAQVPGVAGTWKDLTDNVNSMASNLTGQVRNIADVATAVANGDLSKKITVDVKGEILELKQTINTMVDQLNGFASEVSRVAREVGTEGKLGGQAQVRGVAGTWKDLTDNVNSMASNLTGQVRNIADVATAIAKGDLSRKITVDVRGEILELKNTVNTMVDQLNAFASEVSRVAREVGTEGKLGGQAVVQGVAGTWKDLTDNVNSMASNLTGQVRNIADVTTAVAKGDLSRKITVDVRGEILELKDTINTMVDQLNGFASEVSRVAREVGTEGKLGGQAQVLGVAGTWKDLTDNVNSMASNLTSQVRNIAEVTIAVANGDLSKKITVDVRGEILELKETINTMVDQLRSFAAEVTRVAREVGTDGKLGGQAQVPGVGGTWKDLTDSVNSMASNLTGQVRNIADVTTAVARGDLSRKITVDVKGEILQLKETINTMVDQLSAFASEVTRVAREVGTEGKLGGQAQVLGVAGTWKDLTDNVNSMASNLTGQVRNIADVTVAVANGDLSKKITVDVRGEILQLKETINTMVEQLRSFASEVTRVAREVGTEGRLGVQAVVPGVGGTWKDLTDSVNTMGANLTAQVRNIAEVTTAVARGDLSRKITVDVKGEILELKNTINTMVDQLNAFASEVTRVAREVGTEGKLGGQAQVPGVAGTWKDLTDNVNFMASNLTDQVRGIVKVVTAVADGNLRQKLTVQAKGEVAALGETINNMTDTLATFSEQVISVAREVGVEGRLGGQASVPGAAGSWRDLTDNVNLLAGNLTTQVRAIAEVATAVTKGDLTRSIQVETRGEVAELKDNINTMIANLRETTERNKEQDWLKTNVARFTSMLQGQRDLFTVAKMLMADLVPLVQAQQGAIYQMATGENQAPTLRLLAGYAQRPGQPERIMPGEGLVGQCAVDKQRIILSNVPTDYTRISSSLGDARPSSIVVLPLLFEGHIKAVIELASLHPFSPTNLTFLEQLTQSIGVVLNTIEATMRTEGLLTQSQQLTVELQSRQSELQQTNEELATKARLLAEQNAEVERKNREVEQARRALEEKAAELALTSKYKSEFLANMSHELRTPLNSILILSQQLADNSPGNLSGKQVEFARNVNSSGTDLLHLINDILDLSKIESGTVTVEAEEIAFTGLRDTIDRNFRHIAENKSLPFNLKFATELPRFLISDSKRLQQILKNLLSNAVKFTAQGHVEMRVSLVTSGWNTDHPTLGKAPQVVAFSVEDTGIGVAPEKQRLIFEAFQQADAGTSRKYGGTGLGLAISRELAALLGGEIRLVSVLGKGSTFTLFLPLQYIGPATADTTALVRGTTKTAPLPINVRPVVHEERVADDLDNIVDGDPVLLVIEDDPHYARILLGLARDRGFKGIVAAKGASGLALARQFHPAAISLDIFLPDMLGWTVLNNLKLDPTTRHIPVQVITLEEERQHGLSRGAFSYLVKSSTTGDLETAFTRLKDFTAPRTRRLLVIEDNDIERRSIVELLGHEDIELTAVSTGAEALATLLEKPFDCVVLDLRLPDMTGFELLEKIRQEPTLVDVPVVVFTGKELSTGEEGQLKAMAKSVVLKDVQSPERLLDETALFLHRVVTNLPVEKQRMLERLHGSNEILRGRKVLVVDDDVRNIFALTTVLEGQDMDVMSATNGRNAIELIQSTPDLRMVLMDIMMPEMDGYQTMREIRNDPKFRTLPIIALTAKAMKGDREKCLDAGASDYIAKPVNTDQLLSLMRVWLYR; encoded by the coding sequence ATGGTCGCGTTCCGCGAGGGCGACTTCTCCGCGCGGCTGCCCGCGGACTGGGCCGGCACCGGCGGCCGCATCGCCGAGGCGTTCAACCAGACGATCGCCCAGGCGGACCGCATGTCGCACGAGGTCTCCCGGCTGAGTGTGACCGTCGGCAAAGAAGGCCGGCTCAAGCAGCGGATGATGATGCCGGCGGCCGTCGGCGGGTGGGCGATCAAAGCCCAGTCCATCAACACGCTCATCGACGACCTGGTCCGCCCGACCACCGAAGTGGCCCGGACCATCGGCGCCGTCGCCAAGGGCGACCTCAGCCAGTCGATGGAACTGGAAGTGGACGGGTCCGCGCTACAGGGCGAGTTCCTGCGGTCCGCGCGGCTCGTGAACACGATGATCGACCAGCTCTCGGTGTTCACATCCGAAGTGACGCGGGTGGCCCGGGAAGTCGGCACCGAAGGCAAGCTCGGCGGCCAGGCCCAAGTTAAGGGCGTGTCGGGCGTGTGGAAGGAACTGACCGAGTCGGTCAACCAGATGGCCGGCAACCTGACCGCCCAGGTGCGGAACATCGCCGACGTGACCATCGCCGTGGCCAACGGCGACCTGTCGAAGAAGATCACCGTCGACGTCCGCGGCGAAATCCTCCAGCTGAAGGAAGCCATCAACACGATGGTCGACCAGCTCCGGTCGTTCGCGTCGGAAGTGACGCGGGTGGCCCGGGAGGTCGGCACCGACGGCCGGCTCGGCGGCCAGGCGGTCGTGCCGGGCGTCGCGGGGACGTGGAAGGACTTGACCGACTCCGTGAACGCGATGGCGTCGAACCTGACTGCCCAGGTTCGCAACATCGCGGCGGTGACGACGGCCGTCGCCCGGGGCGACCTGAGCCGCAAGATCACCGTCGACGTGAAGGGCGAAATCCTCGAACTGAAAGAGACCATCAACACGATGGTCGACCAGTTGAACGGCTTCGCGGCCGAAGTGACGCGGGTGGCCCGGGAAGTCGGCACCGAAGGCAAGCTCGGCGGGCAGGCCCAGGCCCCGGGCGTGGCCGGGACGTGGAAGGACTTGACCGACTCCGTGAACTCGATGGCGTCCAACCTGACGGGCCAGGTGCGGAACATCGCCGACGTGACCACGGCCGTCGCCCGGGGCGACCTGAGCCGCAAGATCACCGTCGATGTGAAGGGCGAAATTCTGGAGCTGAAAAACACCATCAACACGATGGTCGACCAGCTCAACGGCTTCGCGTCGGAAGTGACGCGGGTGGCCCGGGAAGTCGGATCCGAAGGGAAGCTCGGTGGGCAGGCGGTCGTGCCGGGGGTCGGGGGAACGTGGAAGGACCTGACGGACAACGTCAACTCGATGGCCTCCAACCTAACCGGCCAGGTGCGGAACATTGCCGACGTGGCGACCGCCATCGCCAAGGGCGACCTCTCCTCGAAGATCACCGTCGAAGTGAAGGGGGAAATCCTCGAACTGAAAAACACCATGAACACGATGGTGGACCGGCTCAACGCCTTCGCGTCGGAAGTGTCGCGAGTGGCCCGGGAAGTGGGCACCGACGGCAAGCTCGGCGGGCAGGCCGCGGTGGAAGGCGTGGCGGGAACCTGGAAAGACCTGACGGACAACGTCAACTCGATGGCCAACAACCTGACGAGCCAGGTGCGGAACATCGCCGACGTGACGACGGCCGTCGCCCGGGGCGACTTGAGTCGCAAGATCACCGTCGACGTGAAGGGCGAAATCCTCGAACTCAAGAATACCGTCAACACGATGGTCGACCAGTTGAACGGGTTCGCGTCGGAAGTGTCGCGGGTGGCCCGGGAAGTCGGCACCGAGGGGAAGCTCGGCGGGCAAGCCCAGGTGCCCGGCGTCGCGGGGACGTGGAAGGACCTGACGGACAACGTCAACTCGATGGCGTCCAACCTCACGGGCCAGGTGCGGAATATCGCCGACGTGGCCACGGCCGTGGCCAACGGCGACCTGTCGAAGAAGATTACCGTCGACGTGAAGGGCGAAATCCTCGAACTGAAGCAGACCATTAACACGATGGTCGACCAGTTGAACGGGTTCGCGTCGGAAGTATCCCGGGTGGCCCGGGAAGTCGGCACCGAAGGCAAGCTCGGCGGGCAGGCCCAGGTGCGCGGCGTGGCCGGGACGTGGAAGGATCTGACGGACAACGTCAACTCGATGGCGTCCAACCTGACCGGCCAGGTGCGGAACATCGCCGACGTGGCCACGGCCATCGCCAAGGGCGACCTGTCGCGGAAGATTACCGTCGACGTCCGCGGCGAAATTCTGGAGCTGAAGAACACCGTCAACACGATGGTCGACCAGTTGAACGCGTTCGCGTCGGAAGTGTCGCGGGTAGCCCGGGAAGTCGGCACCGAGGGCAAGCTCGGCGGGCAGGCCGTTGTGCAGGGCGTGGCGGGGACGTGGAAGGACCTGACGGACAACGTCAACTCGATGGCGTCCAACCTGACGGGCCAGGTCCGCAACATTGCCGACGTGACCACCGCCGTCGCCAAGGGCGACCTGTCGCGGAAGATCACCGTCGACGTCCGCGGCGAAATCCTCGAACTGAAAGACACCATCAACACGATGGTCGACCAGCTGAACGGGTTCGCGTCGGAAGTGTCACGGGTGGCCCGGGAAGTCGGCACCGAGGGGAAGCTCGGTGGCCAGGCCCAGGTGCTCGGGGTGGCCGGGACGTGGAAGGACTTGACGGACAACGTCAACTCGATGGCGTCCAACCTGACGTCACAGGTGCGGAACATCGCCGAAGTGACGATCGCCGTGGCCAACGGCGACCTGTCGAAGAAGATCACCGTCGACGTCCGCGGCGAAATCCTCGAACTGAAAGAGACCATCAACACGATGGTCGACCAGCTCCGGTCGTTCGCGGCGGAAGTGACGCGGGTAGCCCGGGAAGTCGGCACCGACGGCAAGCTCGGCGGCCAGGCCCAGGTGCCGGGCGTCGGGGGGACGTGGAAGGATCTGACCGACTCGGTCAACTCGATGGCGTCCAACCTGACCGGCCAGGTGCGGAACATCGCCGACGTGACGACGGCGGTCGCCCGAGGCGACCTGAGCCGCAAGATCACCGTCGACGTGAAGGGCGAAATCCTCCAGCTTAAGGAGACCATCAACACGATGGTCGACCAGCTCTCGGCCTTCGCGTCGGAAGTGACGCGGGTGGCCCGGGAGGTGGGTACCGAGGGCAAGCTCGGCGGTCAGGCCCAGGTACTCGGGGTGGCCGGGACGTGGAAGGATCTGACGGACAACGTCAATTCGATGGCGTCCAACCTGACCGGCCAGGTCCGCAACATCGCAGACGTAACCGTCGCCGTGGCCAACGGGGACCTGTCGAAGAAGATTACCGTCGACGTCCGCGGCGAAATTCTTCAGCTCAAAGAAACCATCAACACGATGGTCGAACAGCTCCGATCGTTCGCGTCGGAAGTGACGCGGGTGGCTCGGGAAGTCGGTACGGAAGGGCGGCTCGGCGTGCAGGCCGTCGTACCCGGCGTCGGCGGGACGTGGAAGGACCTGACCGACTCCGTGAACACGATGGGGGCGAACCTGACCGCCCAGGTGCGGAACATCGCCGAAGTGACGACGGCCGTCGCCCGGGGCGACCTGAGTCGCAAGATCACCGTCGACGTGAAGGGCGAAATCCTCGAACTCAAGAACACCATCAACACGATGGTCGACCAGTTGAACGCGTTCGCGTCGGAAGTGACGCGGGTAGCCCGGGAAGTGGGAACCGAGGGTAAGCTCGGCGGTCAGGCCCAGGTCCCCGGGGTGGCCGGGACGTGGAAGGACTTGACTGACAACGTCAACTTCATGGCGTCCAACCTGACCGACCAGGTCCGCGGGATCGTGAAGGTGGTGACGGCCGTGGCCGACGGCAACCTCCGCCAAAAATTGACCGTGCAAGCCAAGGGCGAAGTGGCCGCCCTCGGCGAGACGATCAACAACATGACGGACACGCTGGCGACCTTCTCCGAGCAGGTCATCAGCGTGGCCCGGGAAGTCGGCGTTGAGGGCCGGCTCGGCGGGCAAGCCAGCGTGCCCGGTGCGGCCGGGTCGTGGCGCGACCTGACGGACAACGTGAACCTGCTGGCCGGGAACCTCACCACCCAGGTCCGCGCGATCGCCGAGGTCGCCACGGCGGTGACGAAGGGTGACTTGACGCGGTCGATCCAGGTCGAGACCCGGGGCGAAGTGGCCGAGTTGAAAGACAACATCAACACGATGATCGCCAACCTGCGGGAGACGACCGAGCGGAACAAGGAACAAGACTGGCTGAAGACGAACGTCGCCCGGTTCACCAGCATGTTGCAGGGCCAGCGCGACCTGTTCACCGTCGCCAAGATGCTGATGGCCGACCTCGTGCCACTGGTCCAGGCCCAACAGGGTGCGATCTACCAGATGGCCACAGGCGAGAACCAGGCGCCGACGCTGCGGCTCCTCGCCGGGTACGCCCAGCGGCCGGGCCAGCCCGAGCGGATCATGCCCGGCGAGGGACTCGTCGGCCAGTGCGCCGTGGACAAACAGCGGATCATCCTGAGTAACGTGCCCACCGACTACACCCGGATCAGTTCCAGCCTCGGGGACGCCCGGCCGTCGAGTATCGTGGTGCTGCCGCTACTCTTTGAAGGGCACATCAAGGCGGTGATCGAACTGGCTTCGCTCCACCCCTTCTCGCCGACGAACCTTACGTTCTTGGAGCAACTCACCCAGAGCATCGGCGTCGTACTCAACACGATCGAGGCGACGATGCGGACCGAAGGGCTGTTGACCCAGTCGCAGCAGCTCACGGTCGAACTTCAATCCCGTCAGAGTGAACTGCAGCAGACGAACGAGGAGCTGGCCACCAAGGCGCGGCTGCTGGCCGAACAGAACGCCGAGGTCGAGCGGAAGAACCGGGAGGTCGAGCAGGCCCGCCGCGCGCTGGAAGAGAAGGCGGCCGAACTGGCCCTCACATCCAAGTACAAGTCCGAGTTCCTGGCAAACATGTCTCACGAGTTGCGCACGCCGCTGAACTCGATCCTGATCCTGAGCCAACAGCTGGCGGACAACTCCCCGGGCAACCTGTCCGGCAAGCAGGTCGAGTTCGCCCGCAACGTCAACTCGTCCGGCACCGACCTGCTCCACCTGATTAACGACATCCTCGACCTCTCGAAGATCGAGTCCGGCACGGTGACGGTCGAGGCCGAGGAGATCGCGTTCACCGGCCTCCGCGACACCATCGACCGCAACTTCCGGCACATCGCGGAGAACAAGAGCCTGCCGTTCAACCTGAAGTTCGCGACCGAACTCCCGCGGTTCCTGATCAGCGACTCGAAGCGCCTCCAGCAGATCCTCAAGAACCTGCTGTCCAACGCCGTCAAGTTCACCGCCCAGGGCCACGTCGAGATGCGCGTCAGCCTGGTCACGTCCGGGTGGAACACCGACCACCCGACGCTCGGCAAGGCTCCGCAGGTGGTCGCCTTCTCGGTCGAGGACACGGGCATCGGCGTGGCCCCCGAGAAGCAGCGGCTCATTTTTGAAGCGTTCCAGCAGGCCGACGCCGGCACCTCGCGTAAGTACGGCGGGACCGGCCTGGGCCTGGCCATCAGCCGGGAATTGGCCGCCCTGCTCGGCGGCGAAATCCGCCTCGTCAGCGTCCTCGGCAAGGGGAGTACGTTTACCCTCTTCCTGCCTCTGCAATACATCGGCCCGGCGACGGCCGACACCACGGCCCTTGTTCGCGGGACGACCAAGACGGCACCGCTCCCGATCAACGTCCGGCCGGTGGTCCACGAGGAACGGGTCGCCGACGACCTCGACAACATCGTGGACGGCGACCCCGTCCTGCTCGTGATCGAGGACGACCCGCACTACGCGCGAATTTTGTTGGGGCTGGCCCGCGACCGGGGGTTCAAGGGCATCGTCGCGGCCAAGGGGGCGTCCGGTCTCGCCCTCGCCCGCCAGTTCCACCCGGCGGCCATCTCGCTCGACATCTTCCTGCCCGACATGCTCGGCTGGACCGTCCTGAACAACCTCAAGCTCGACCCGACCACGCGGCACATTCCCGTCCAGGTCATCACCCTCGAAGAAGAGCGGCAGCACGGCCTCTCCCGCGGCGCGTTCTCGTACCTCGTCAAGTCGTCCACGACGGGCGACCTGGAGACCGCCTTCACCCGACTCAAGGACTTCACCGCCCCGCGGACCAGGCGGCTCCTGGTCATCGAAGACAACGACATCGAGCGGCGGTCGATCGTCGAACTCCTCGGGCACGAGGACATCGAACTGACGGCCGTGTCCACCGGGGCGGAAGCCCTGGCGACCCTGCTCGAAAAGCCGTTCGACTGCGTCGTCCTCGACCTCCGGCTGCCGGACATGACCGGCTTCGAGCTGCTCGAAAAGATCCGCCAGGAGCCGACCCTGGTCGACGTACCCGTCGTCGTTTTCACCGGCAAGGAGCTGTCCACGGGCGAAGAGGGGCAACTCAAGGCGATGGCCAAGAGCGTCGTCCTCAAAGACGTCCAGTCGCCCGAGCGGTTGCTGGACGAGACGGCCCTGTTCCTGCACCGGGTGGTGACGAACCTGCCGGTCGAGAAGCAGCGGATGCTGGAACGGCTGCACGGGTCGAACGAGATCCTGCGCGGCCGTAAGGTGCTGGTCGTCGACGACGACGTCCGGAACATCTTCGCCCTGACGACAGTGCTGGAAGGTCAGGACATGGACGTCATGAGCGCGACCAACGGCCGCAACGCGATCGAACTCATCCAGTCCACGCCGGACTTGCGGATGGTCCTGATGGACATCATGATGCCCGAGATGGACGGCTATCAAACCATGCGGGAGATCCGCAACGACCCGAAATTCCGCACCCTCCCGATCATCGCCCTGACGGCCAAGGCGATGAAGGGCGACCGCGAGAAGTGTCTGGACGCCGGGGCGTCCGACTACATCGCCAAGCCGGTGAACACCGACCAACTCCTGTCGCTCATGCGGGTGTGGTTGTATCGGTAG
- the fabG gene encoding 3-oxoacyl-ACP reductase FabG yields the protein MIAIDLSGKTAVVTGAGQGLGRATATLLHRAGAAVVVNYFEEGQGANRARAEEAVAALGSRAVAVAADVRQPDQVAALLDEAVRQFGALHIVVNNAAVIRDRTLRKMTDAEWAAVIDTNLSGVFHVCRAAAERIADGGRIVNMASISGVVGFFGQANYSAAKAGVIGLTKAVGKELARRQVTVNAVAPGVVLTEMGQSIPEAARAEMLKQIPFGRLGEADEIANAILFLCSDLAAYITCQTIHVNGGWWG from the coding sequence ATGATCGCGATCGACCTCTCCGGCAAGACGGCCGTCGTTACTGGCGCGGGCCAGGGGCTGGGCCGCGCGACGGCCACCCTGTTGCATCGAGCGGGGGCGGCCGTCGTGGTGAATTATTTCGAGGAGGGGCAGGGCGCCAACCGCGCGCGGGCCGAGGAAGCCGTCGCGGCGCTCGGCTCCCGGGCGGTCGCGGTCGCGGCCGACGTCCGGCAGCCGGACCAGGTCGCGGCACTTTTGGACGAAGCGGTGCGTCAGTTCGGGGCGCTGCACATCGTCGTGAACAACGCGGCCGTCATCCGCGACCGGACCCTCCGCAAGATGACGGACGCCGAGTGGGCCGCGGTGATCGACACCAACCTGAGCGGCGTGTTCCACGTCTGCCGGGCGGCCGCCGAGCGGATCGCCGACGGCGGCCGGATCGTGAACATGGCGTCGATCTCGGGCGTCGTCGGGTTCTTCGGGCAGGCGAACTACTCGGCCGCGAAGGCCGGGGTAATCGGGTTGACGAAGGCGGTCGGGAAGGAACTCGCCCGCCGCCAGGTGACCGTGAACGCGGTCGCCCCGGGCGTCGTGCTGACCGAGATGGGCCAGTCGATTCCCGAGGCGGCCCGGGCCGAGATGTTGAAGCAGATCCCGTTCGGCCGGCTGGGCGAGGCGGACGAAATCGCGAACGCGATCCTGTTCCTCTGCAGCGACCTCGCGGCGTACATCACCTGCCAAACGATCCACGTTAACGGCGGGTGGTGGGGGTAA